The window CGAGATGACGGGGCCGCAGATCGTCCCGGGCTTGTCGGGATCCCCGGGCTTCAGGCCGCCCATCGTCGCGGCGGCGGCCTCGACGGCTTCGTCGTAGCGGGCCCGCGGAACGAGCAGGCGGGTGGTGATCGCGCAGCCCTGTCCGGCGTGCATCGACGCGGTGAACGCCGCCATCGAGCAGGCGCCGGCCAGATCAGCGTCATCGAGCACCAGGAACGCGGACTTTCCTCCCAGTTCCAGGAAGACCTTCTTCAGCGTCGCGGCGCCGTCGGCCATCACCGCTCGCCCGGTGTTCGTCGAACCCGTGAACGAGACCATGTCCACCCGTGGGTCTTTCGACAGCAGCGCCCCGACGCCGTGATCGCTGGAGGTGACGATGTTGATCACGCCGGCCGGGAAATCCGTGTGCTCGGTGATCAGCTCGCCGAGCACCGCCGCCGCCCACGGGGTATCCGGAGCGGGCTTGAGCACCAACGTGTTTCCGGCCGCCAGCGCTGGACCCACCTTCGCGAGATTGATCTGGTGCGGGAAGTTCCACGGGGTGATCGCTCCGACGACGCCGATGGCTTCACGAGCCACGGTGCGTCGGGTCTTGATCCCCATCGGTGAGGCGATGCCCAGATCGGTGCTCCACCGGTAGGACTCGGCGGTGTCGGCGCAGAAGCTCAGATCGTCGACGGGTCCTTCGAGCTGAGCGGCGGCGGTCAGCATCCGCGGCGCGCCGACCTCGGCGATGGTCAGCTCCCGCAGCTCCTCGACGTGGGCGCGCATCGCGTCCTGCAGTTGGCGGATACAACGCACCCGCAACGCGGTGTCGGTCGACCAGCCCGTCTCGTCGAACGCCCGCCGGGCCGCGCCGATCGCG is drawn from Mycolicibacterium gilvum and contains these coding sequences:
- a CDS encoding aldehyde dehydrogenase; amino-acid sequence: MAILADRDSKLLIDGKLVAGSAGTFPTVNPATEETLGVAADAGADDMDAAIGAARRAFDETGWSTDTALRVRCIRQLQDAMRAHVEELRELTIAEVGAPRMLTAAAQLEGPVDDLSFCADTAESYRWSTDLGIASPMGIKTRRTVAREAIGVVGAITPWNFPHQINLAKVGPALAAGNTLVLKPAPDTPWAAAVLGELITEHTDFPAGVINIVTSSDHGVGALLSKDPRVDMVSFTGSTNTGRAVMADGAATLKKVFLELGGKSAFLVLDDADLAGACSMAAFTASMHAGQGCAITTRLLVPRARYDEAVEAAAATMGGLKPGDPDKPGTICGPVISARQRDRIQSYLDSAVAEGGRFACGGGRPADRDTGFFIEPTVIAGLDNNAKVAREEIFGPVLTVIAHDGDDDAVRIANDSPYGLSGTVFSPDLERANGVAARLRVGTVNINGGVWYSADMPFGGYKQSGIGREMGLAGFEEYLEIKAIATAVN